DNA from Thermoleophilaceae bacterium:
GCTGGCCGGCGCCGCGAAGGCGGTCAACCCCTACGTGAGCATCGTCAACCGCGTCGTGATCGTCCAGTTCGACGACTTCGGCGGCAACCGCCGCACCCTGGTCTGGGAGCCCACGATCCCCGAGGGCTCCGAGGACGCGCCGTTCTACGCCCAGCTCGTGGACCGCTACGGCGACTGGCTGTCCCACAACGTGCTGTCGAAGGAGTTCGAGACGGTGGCGGGCGCGCTGGCGAGCTGCGGTTTGCGGCCCGAGGACGTCGACTACGTGGCCTTCGACCACCTCCACGTGCAGGACCTCCGCCGCCTGATGGGCACCACCAAGCCGGTGCACGGCGAGCCCGAGCCGCGCCCCCCGTTCTTCCCCAGCGCCACCTTCGTCTGCCAGCGCCGCGAGGTGGACACGTTCCGCTCCGTCCACCCGATGCAGTGGGCCTGGTACGTGCCCGGCGGGATGGACGACGTGATCGAGGACAGGCTCGAGCTGATCGACGGCGACGTGGAGCTGGGCGTGGGCGTGGCGCTCGTCTCCACGCCCGGCCACACGGACGGCAACCAGTCGCTCGTGCTCAACACCCCCGGCGGCGTCTGGGTGTCGTCGGAGAACGGCGTGTGCGCCGACAACTGGCACCCGCACCTCTCGCGCATCCCCGGAGTGAAGGCCTACGCGGAGTTCTTCAACCGCGAGGTGGTGCTCAACTCGAACACGCTCGAGGACTCGCTGGACCAGTACGACTCGATGGTCAAGGAGAAGGCTCTGGCCGACTCCAACCGCGACGACCCGCGCTGGCTCAACGTGCTGCCGTCTTCGGAGATGGCGTCGTGGAGGCGCCAGTGGCCGGTGGTGCCCACCTTCACGTACGGCGCGATCGAGTACGGGTTGATCGAGCGGCCCGCGGCCGGCTGACCCCGCGGCCCTAGTCCCAGCTCCAGCTCTCCACCACGTCGTCGAGAGCGGCGCTGCCCTCCTCGAAGCCGTCGGCGAGGGCTGTGTAGGTGAGCACGTAGCCGCTGCCCTCGCGCACCGTGTACACCTGGCGGAAGCGCAGCTCCTGGCCCTCCCGCTCGCTCGAGTAGTCGAACGCGCGGGCCTGCTCTCCGTCGATGTCGAGCGCCGAGACGTCAGAGATGTCGCTGGGCGCCAGGTCGCCGCCGAGCTGCTCGAGCACGGCCGGGTCCTGGAGCGCCTGGCGCGACTGCTCCGTGAGGCGGTCCGCGTCCACGCCGTCGGCCAGGCTGCCCTGGCGGAGCACGTTGATGTTGGACGAGAAGCCGCCCTCGGGGTCGGCCGTGAGCACGATGTCGGGCTCGAATCCGGACGCGGCGAACTCCTCGGAGTCGTCGCTGCGGTCATCCCAGCCGCCGGGGGTGTCCACCGTGTAGCCCGTGCCCTCGACGGCATCCCCGCTGTCGTCGTTCCCGCAGCCGGCGAGAAGGGCGACCGCAAGGATCGCGGAGACGAGCAGGCGAAGCATCGTCAGTAGGGTACGAGACATGCCCGACGCCGACTCATTCGGCGCCCGCTCCACCCTCGAGGTCGGGGGCGAGCGCTACGAGATCCACCGTCTCGAAGCGCTGCAGGCCTCATACGACGTGGCGCGCCTGCCCTACTCGCTGAAGGTGCTGCTGGAGAACCTCCTGCGCCACGAGGACGGCGAGGCCGTCGCCGCGGCGGACGTGGAGAACGTCGCGAAGTGGGTGGCCGCGGACGAGCCCAGTCGCGAGATCAGCTTCACGCCGAGTCGCGTGCTCATGCAGGACTTCACGGGCGTCCCCGCGATCGTGGACCTGGCGGCGATGCGCGACGCGATGGCCGAGATGGGTGGCGACCCGTCGAGGATCAACCCGCTCCAGCCGGCCGAGCTCGTCATCGACCACTCGATCCAGGTCGACGTGTTCGGCGCGCGCGACGCCTTCAAGCGCAACGCCGAGTTCGAGTACCAGCGCAACCGCGAGCGCTACGCGTTCCTGCGCTGGGGCCAGACCGCGTTCCACAACTTCGCGGTGGTGCCGCCCAACACCGGCATCTGCCACCAGGTCAACCTCGAGTATCTCGGCCGCGTGGTGGGCACGCGCGACGGCGCGGCGTTCCCCGACACGCTCGTGGGCACCGACTCCCACACCACGATGATCAACGGCCTCGGCGTGCTCGGCTGGGGCGTGGGCGGCATCGAGGCCGAGGCGGCCATGCTCGGCCAGCCAATCTCAATGCTGCTGCCCCAGGTCGTGGGCTTCCGGCTCGTGGGCGAGCTGCCCGAGGGCGCCACCGCGACCGACCTCGTGCTCACCGTCACGCAGATGCTGCGCGAGCGCGGGGTGGTGGGCAAGTTCGTGGAGTTCTTCGGCCCCGGGCTCGCCGGGCTGCCGCTGGCCGACCGCGCCACGATCGGCAACATGGCGCCCGAGTACGGCGCCACCTGCGGCATCTTCCCCGTGGACGCCGAGACGCTCCGCTACCTCGAGTTCTCCGGCCGCCCGCCCGAGCTCGTGGCGCTCGTGGAGGCGTACACGAAGGAGCAGGGCATGTTCCACGACGAGACCTCCGAGGACGCGGTCTACTCCGACACGCTCGAGCTCGACCTCTCCACCGTGGTGCCGTCACTGGCGGGGCCCAAGCGCCCGCAGGATCGCGTGGCGCTCTCGGACGCCGCCGCCGACTTCCGCGTGGAGCTCGAGGAGATGGTGGACGGCGAGCCCGTGCCCGGCACGCACGAGGAGGCCTCGGCCGAGTCCTTCCCGGCCAGCGACCCGCCGGCCTCCACGGCCGGCGTCACGGGCCGCGGCCAGCCGAGCCCGGCCGGGCACCAGCACGGGGGCGCCGCCGTCGCCGAGCCCGCGCACGCCCGCGCGCAGGTCTCACTCGACGGCAAGACGTTCGAGCTCGACCACGGCCACGTGGTCATCGCAGCGATCACGAGCTGCACGAACACCTCCAACCCGTCGGTCATGCTCGGCGCCGGCCTGCTCGCCAAGAAGGCGGTCGAGGCCGGCCTCGCCGCCAAGCCGTGGGTCAAGACGTCCCTGGCGCCGGGCTCGAAGGTGGTCACCGAGTACCTCGACCGCGCGGGGCTCACGCAGTACCTCGAGCAGCTCGGCTTCTCGCTGGTGGGCTACGGCTGCACCACCTGCATCGGCAACTCGGGGCCGCTGCCCCCGGAGATCTCGGAGGGGATCGAGGCCAACGACCTCGCCGTCTGCTCGGTGCTGTCGGGCAACCGCAACTTCGAGGGCCGCATCCACCCCGAGGTGAAGATGAACTACCTCGCGTCACCGCCGCTGTGTGTGGCGTATGCGCTGGCCGGCTCGATGAACGTGGACCTGCTCAACGAGCCGCTCGGCGATGGCGTCATGCTGCGCGACATCTGGCCCTCGCAGGCCGAGATCGCCGCCGCGGTCGAGCACGCCGTGCAGTCGGACATGTTCCGGCGCAGCTACGGCGAGGTGTTCGCCGGCGACGAGAACTGGAACTCGCTCGACATCCCCGAGGGCGACCGCTACGCGTGGGAGGACGGCTCCACCTATGTCAAGCGCGCCCCCTACTTCGACGGCATGCCGGCCGAGGCGCCCGGGGGCTTCGAGACGGTCGAGGGGGCGCGCATCCTCGTCCTGCTCGGCGACAGCGTCACCACCGACCACATCTCGCCCGCCGGCGCCATCAAGAAGGACTCGCCCGCGGGCCGGTACCTGCTCGAGCACGGCGTCGAGCACGCAGACTTCAACTCCTACGGCTCCCGCCGCGGCAACCACGAGGTGATGATGCGCGGCACGTTCGCCAACATCCGACTTCGCAACCAACTGGCACCGGGCACCGAGGGCGGCTTCACGGTCCGGCTGCCCGAGGGTGAGGAGACCACGATCTTCGACGCCGCGATGACGTACGCGGACGCGGGCGTCCCGCTGGGCGTGCTGGCCGGCAGGGAGTACGGCTCGGGCTCGTCGCGCGACTGGGCCGCCAAGGGCCCGCGGCTGCTCGGCGTGCGCTTCGTGATCGCCGAGAGCTACGAGCGCATCCACCGCTCCAACCTCGTCGGGATGGGCGTCTTGCCGCTGCAGTTCCCGGACGGCCGGTCGGCCGAGTCGCTCGGCCTCGGCGGCCACGAGCGCTACGGTCTCGAGCCGCTGGCCGAGGGCGCCCGCACGCTGCGGGTGACGGCCACCCCCGACGACGGGTCCGCGACGGTGGAGTTCGACACCCGCGTGCGCATCGACACGCCCAACGAGTGGCAGTACTACCGCCACGGCGGAATCCTCCACTACGTGCTGCGGCGGCTCGTCGCGCAGCCCTAGACGGTGCCGGTCTCCCACCACGAGCTGTGCTTCGGCTGCGGCCTGGCCAACGTCTTCGGCCTCCATTTGGAGCTCGAGCCGCAGCCGGAAGGCGGGTTGGCGGGCCGTTTCTTCGTGAAGCAGGACCACCAGGGCCCGCCCGGCTTCGCCCACGGGGGCATCGTGGGCGCCGCGCTCGACGAGGCCATGGCCCTGGTGCTCCACGGCGACGGCTTGCACGCGCGGACACGCCGCTACGAGGTGGACCTCCACATGCCCGCCCCAGTGGGGAGCTGGGTGAACGTCCGCGCCCGTCTCGAGAGCCAGGACGGCAAGAGGATCTGGGTCACCGCCACGGCCGGCGGGGAGGGCGGCACGATCGCGGAGGGCAGGGCGCTGTTCGTCGAGGTGCCGGACGGGGAATAGGGTCTCCGATGGCCGACAACCTCACCCGCAAGATCCTGCGCGAGCACCTCGTCGAGGGCGAGCTGAAGCCGGGCGAGCCAATCGCCCTGCGCATCGACCAGACGCTGCTGCAGGACGCCACGGGCACGATGGCCTTCATGCAGTTCGAGCAACTGGGGGTGGAGCGCGTCGCAGTGTCGCGCGCCGTGCAGTACGTGGACCACAACGTCGTCCAGCTCGACTTCAAGAACCCCGACGACCACCGCATGCTGCAGGCGTACGCGCGCAAGTACGGGGCGCACTTCTCGCGCGCGGGCAACGGCATCAGCCACTACATCTCGCTCGAGCGCTTCGCCAAGCCGGGCGACATCATGGTGGGCGCCGACTCGCACACCACCACCAGCGGGGCGCTCGGCATGATCGCCATCGGCGCCGGCGGCCTGGACGTGGCGGTGGCGATGGGCGGCTACCCCTACGAGATCGCCTGCCCGCAGGTGGTGGAGGTGCATCTCGAGGGCACGCTCGCCCGTCCCTGGGTCCAGTCCAAGGACGTGATCCTCGAGCTGCTGCGGCGCCTGTCCACCAGCGGCGGCAAGAACAAGGTGTTCGAGTTCACCGGCCCCGGGACGGCCGACCTGAGCATCCCCGAGCGGGGCACGATCGCGAACATGATCGCCGAGCTGGGCGCCACCTCCGCGGTCTTCGCACCCGACGAGCGCACGCGCGAGTGGCTGCGCTCGCAGCGCCGCGAGGACGACTTCAGCGAGATCGGCCCCGACGATGGGGCGGAGTACGACGAGCGGGTGGAGATCGACCTCGCGCAGCTCGGTCCGTTGGTGGCCAAGCCCAGCAATCCGGACAACGTCGTGGGTGTGGAGGAGCTGGCCGGCACGCCGGTGGAGCAGGTCTGCATGGGCTCGTCGGTGAACTCCGGCTTCGCCGACCTCGCCCTGCCCGGAGCGGTGCTGGCCGACCGGGGCGGCCAGATCGTGCATCCGAGCGTCACCGCCACCGCCACGCCCGGCTCGCGTCAGATCCTCGCCGCCCTCGCCGAGTCGGGCGTCTACCGCCAGCTCTCCGACGGCGGCGTGCGCATGCTCGAGCCCGTGTGCGGGCCGTGCGTTGGGATGGGGCAGGCCCCACCGTCTGACGCCAACTCCCTGCGCACCTTCAACCGCAACTTCCCCGGGCGCTCGGGCACGCCCGAGGACTCCGTGTACCTGTGCTCCCCGGCGGTGGCGGCGGTGGCCATGCTCAACGGCCGGATCGAGGACCCGCGCGGGTACGGCGAGCCACCGGAGATGCTGGCTGCCCCCGAGCTCGCGCCCTACGTCGACGACGTGCACATCTTCGGGCCGGCGGAGCCTGAGGAGGCGGCTGCCATCGAGATCCCGCGCGGCCCCAACATCAAGACGCCGCCCGACCACCGTCCGCTCGACGCCGAGGTGAGCGCGCGCGTGGCCACGGTGCAGCCCGACAACATCTCCACGGGCGACCTCGCCCCGGACGGCGTCGAGGTCATGGCCTACCGCTCGAACATCCCAGCGATCGCCGAGTTCACCTTCCGCCACCGCGATCCCGGCTTCCGCAAGCGGATGCAGGAGTGGGGGAGCGGCATCATCGTCGGCGGCCACAACTACGGCCAGGGCTCCTCGCGCGAGCACGCGGCCATTGCGCCTCTCCATCTGGGCGTGCGCGCGGTGATCGCCAAGTCGTTCGCGCGCATACATCGCCGCAACCTCGTGGCGCAGGGAATCCTCGCGCTCACGTTCGCGGACGAGGACGACTACGGCCGCGCCGAGGTGGGCCAGACCTGGACGCTCCCGCGCGTGCGGGAGGAGCTCCAGTCGGGTGCGGACACGGTCACGGCGCGCATCGAGGAGAGCGGCCACGAGCTCGCGCTCGAGCACGACCTCGCGCCCAAGGAGCGCGAGGTGCTGGTTCATGGCGGGCTGCTCGAGTACCTCCGCCAGGCGGGTCAGCGGGTGTGAGGGTGACGTTGCAGCACCCGGAATAGGTCGCAACCCTGGGCCCTGCTCGTGTTGCAGGGGAAGGAACAGGCAAGCGATCAGGAGGTTCAAGACGATGCGACGCCTTCGGGAGTCCTTCGCCGGGGCGGGTCAGGGGAAGTGGGTCTTCCTCTCCGCGCTGGCACTCGCAGTGGTATCCGCGCCGTTCGCGGTGGCGGCGGACGGGGATCCGGTCCGCGCCGGTGGACGCACCACGTTCACCGACATCACCAGGATCCTCGGCAACTCGACGGGATACGCCACCCAGCAGTCCAACCTGCAGCAGGGTGACGGCGGCGCGGCGCGCTACGGCTGTCGCAGCGCAGCGGGCAACGAGTTCTGCCTGCTGTCCAAGAACGTGGGCGGCAGCGGCGCCTTCCGCTTCGTGGCGCAGAACAGCGTGATCGGCGGCGTGATCGACGTGGATCCGCCGGCCGGGCAGACCGCGCGCAACGCCAGGCCGTTCACGACCAACGCCACGGGTGTGGCCACCGGCCTCAACGCCGACGAGGTCGACGGCCTCGACGCGGACGACATCCGCGCGCGCTTCGCGCGCGTGAACGGCGACGGCGCTCTCGTGAACGGGCGTGGCCCGAGCGCGACGGCGAAGACCGCTGACGGCACCTACACCGTGACGTTCGCGCAGGAGATCACCAACTGCGCCCTGCAGGCCACCCCGGCCACGAACACCGACGCCGGCCCCGTGAGCGCGGAGCAGACCTCGGCCACGGTGGCGACCGTGGTCACACGTGACGCGGGAGACGCGGCGGGGGAAGTCGACCCGGCGCCCGCGGACAGGCCGTTCAGCCTGACCGTCACCTGCTGAGCAGCCGCACCGAGAAAACACACGACGTACGCGAGGGGCGCCCACCGGCGCCCCTCGTCCGTCCGGGACCGCGCTGGCCACCCCAACAAACCGAACGTCCCGCGTCCCCTCCCTGGACGGGGGGTTCCGGGACGTTCGGTTGCGGCGGCTAGAACAATGTTCTAGAATATTGTTCTACCCATGGCCACCGTCACCCGCGCATCTGCCACCGCCGGCCGCCGCGATGCGATCTTGCGCGCGGCGCTGCAGTGCTTCACCGAGCGCGGGTACGGGGCCACCACTATGGCGCAGGTGGGGCGGCGCTCGGGCGCCAGCATCGGCAGCATGTACCACCACTTCGGCGGCAAGGAGCAGCTGGCCGCGGCGCTCTACGTGGAGGGCATGCACGACTACCAGCGGGGGGCGGCAGCGGCACTCGCACAGTCCCCCGGCGCAGAGGGGGGAGTGCGCGCGCTCGTGCGCCACCACGTGGCCTGGGTGGTCGAGGACCCGCGCCGCGCCCGCTTCCTGCTCGGCTCCCGCCCGGCGGAGGTGGCGGAGGCCACGGCCGGCCCGCTGCGCGGCATGAACCGGGCCTTCTTCCGCGCCGTGCGCGCGTGGCTCGATCCTCACGTGGAGTCCGGCCGCATCCGCGGGCTCCCCTTCGAAGTGCACTACGCCGTGCTGCTGGGGCCCAGCCAGGAGCTCGCGCGCCTCTGGCTGGCGGGCCGCACGGACACCGACCCCGAGAGCGCGGCCGAGCACCTGGCCCGCGCCGCCTGGAACGCCGTGAAAGGAGACGCACCATGATCACCACCTACGAGGACCTGGTCGCGGCAGCGCTCGACCACGACGAGCGCCTGGTGCTGGTGGAGCGCGACGGCGCCCGGGCCACGGTGCGCATGCACGAGCCCGAGCGGCTCAACGTCCTGAGTGCCGCGCTCACCGTGCAGCTCCACGACGCGCTGCGCGAGCTGGCCGCCGACCCCGCCGTCCGCACCATCGTCCTCACGGGCAGCGACCCGGGTTTCTCCGCGGGTGGCGACCTGCGCCTGATGACCGACGCCGCCCATCCCATCGCCGACGAGGGCGAGGAGGGCGTCGCCGACCTGTGGCGCTGGATCCGCGGCCAGTTCGGCGGCGTGGCGCGGCTCATCGCGCGCACCGACAAGGCGTTCATCGCCGCCGTCAACGGTCCCGCGGCCGGCGTGGGCCTGGCCTTCGCTCTCACCTGCGACCTCATCCTGCTCTCCGACCGCGCCCGCATCGTGCCCGCCTTCGGGAAGATCGGGCTGCTGCCGGAGGTGGGCACGAGCTGGGCGCTCACCCGCCGGCTGGGCTACCAGCGCACGTTCGAGCTGTTCGCGGGCGGTCGCGTGCTGTCCGGCGAGGAGGCCTACGAGCTGGGGATCGGAAACGCGCTCATGGCACACGACGAGCTGATGGGCGCGGTGGACGAGTGGTGCGAGCGCATCCAGCAGCTCCCCGCACACGTGCTGGCGATGATGAAGCCGCTGCTGCGCCATGCCGCGGACCTCACCTGGGAGCAGGCCATCGCGATGGAGGAGTTCGCCGAGCCGATCGCCTTCACAACGCGCGCCCACCGCGACGGGGTGGCCGCGATGCTCTGAGCATCGAGACTGTCATTCTCCAGCTGTATCGGGGTCGATGACACTCTCGCGGTTCTGGCGCAGGCGCTCCTCCACCGAGCGCACCTTGTCCTCGAGCGTCTGGTCGGGCCGGTCGCGGCGCTCGTCCAGCTTCAGCACCGTGTAGACGCGCGGGATGCCCTGCTCGAAGGGCACGGCATGCAGCTCGGCCACCAGCGCCAGGATGTCCTCGGTGCTGCCTTCCAGCGAGGTGCCCATGGCGTGCAGGCGGTAGCGCACGCGGTCCTGGGCCGCCAGCCGCCGCTGGATCTCGGCGATGTACTCGCTGGCGCTCGGCCCGGCGCGGCCGAGGGCGATGACGGTGAGGTCGGCGGTGGCCATCAGCCCTCGCGCGCGAGTCGTCGCAACAGCGGCGCCGCGCGGTAGCGCTCCTCGCGGCGCTCCTCCCACAGCCGGTCGATCGTGGCGAGCACGCTCGCGAACCCGATCGCCTCCCCCCAGGCCATCGGGCCGCGCGGGTGGTTGAGGCCCAGCGTCATGCCCGCGTCGACGTCCTCGGGGGAGCCCACGCCCTCTCCGATGGCGAAGCATGCCTCGTTCACGAGCTGGCAGACGATGCGCGCGAGGACCAATCCCGGAGCATCGTCCTCCACCCACTCGCAAACGAAGCCGAGAGAGGTGAAGAGGCGCTCGCGGAGGTCGTCGCGTTCGCCGCCGAGCTCCACGAGCCGCGGCTCGGGGGGGAGCACGGAGAAGCCCTCGATCGGTGCGCCCTCGAGCGAGACCGCGCCGGGACCGCCGTCGCCCGACACGGCGTATCCGGCCGCCTCCGCGCGGGCGCGCAGCAGCTCCGGCACAGGCCCTTCTCCTCCGATGGCGAGTGCCCGGCCATCACCGCCGCCGGGCGCGGGCGGCTCGGGGTCGTCGGGACGATGCGGGCCGTCCCCGTACTCGTACCAGCCGCGCCCGGCCTTGCGGCCCAGCCGCCCCGCGGCCACCATCCGCGCCTGCAGCGGGCTGGGCTTCCAGCGCGGCTCGCCGAACGAGAGCTCGGTGAACGACTTGGCCACCTCGAAGCCCACGTCGATCCCCACCAGGTCCATCAGCTCGAACGGCCCCATGCGGAAGCCGCCGCCCAGCCGGCAGATGCGATCCACCTGCTCGGGCGTGGCCACGCGTTCCTGCACGAGCCGCAGCGCCTCGGCGCCGAACGGCCGCCCGCAGCGGTTCACCAGGAAACCCGGTCCGTCGCTCGCGCGGATGACCCGCTTGCCCATCGCCTCGCCGGTGGCGGTGGCCAGCGCCAGCGCCCGTTCGGAGCTCTGCTCGGCCGCGATGACCTCCACGAGCCTCATGAGCGGCGCCGGGTTGAAGAAGTGCATGCCCACCACGTGCTCGGGCCGGGCGGCGGCCGAGGCGAGCGACGTCACGGGTATCGAGGAGGTGTTCGTGGCATACACGGCGTCGGGCCCGCAGACCTCCGACAGGGAGGCGAACAGCTCGCGCTTGAGGCCGGGGCGCTCGGGCGCGGCCTCGATCACGAGGTCGCAGCCCGCGAGGCCGCCGAGCTCGCCGGCGGTCTCGAGGCGCCCCGCCGCCGCGGCGGCGTCCGCCTCGCTCCAGCGGCCACGCTCGGCGCCCTTGACGAGTCCGCGCCGCAGTCCCTCGGCGCCGCGCTCGAGCGCCTCGGGCAGCGGATCGTGGAGCACCGTGGCGATGCCGGCCAGGCAGCCGAGCTGCGCGATCCCCGATCCCATGGTGCCGGCACCGACGACGCCCAGCCGCTGCGGCAGCTCACTCACGGGCCGGGACGTTATCGTCGCGGCGTGCTCCAGCCCGACGAGCAACTCGATCGGATCGCCGAGTACGCGGACTCCTCCGTCCGCGTACTCCACCGCCAGGGCTCGCTCATCGGGGTCCCCGGCAGCTATGGGCTCAAGCGCCGCCTCTACTCGCGCTGGGGCAACCGCGGCAACGCGGTCTACACGTTCATCGGCTCGCTGCTGGCCATGGCGGTCGCCGGCCTGGCGGCGTGGGGGTTCGAGGAGCCGCTGCTGTTCCCGAGTCTCGGCGCCACCGCGTTCCTGATCTTCGAGACGCCCACGGCCGAGGTGGGCACCCCGCGCAACACCGTCATCGGCCATGGCGTGGGGATCGCGTGCGCGGTGCTCTCGCTCGCCCTGTTCGGCCTGCTCGGCGACCCTAGCGCGTTCGACGAGGGGGTCACCTTCGCCCGCGCGCTGGCGGTGGCCCTGTCGGTGGCGCTCACGGGCGGCGTGCTGCGGCTGGTCCGCGCCGCCCATCCCCCGGCGGGCGCGACCACCATCATCGTCAGCTCCGGCCTGCTGGCCGACGGCGGCCAGGTGCTCGCGGTGGCCGTGGGCGTCCTTCTCGTAACCCTGGCCGGATGGCTGCTCA
Protein-coding regions in this window:
- a CDS encoding aconitate hydratase is translated as MPDADSFGARSTLEVGGERYEIHRLEALQASYDVARLPYSLKVLLENLLRHEDGEAVAAADVENVAKWVAADEPSREISFTPSRVLMQDFTGVPAIVDLAAMRDAMAEMGGDPSRINPLQPAELVIDHSIQVDVFGARDAFKRNAEFEYQRNRERYAFLRWGQTAFHNFAVVPPNTGICHQVNLEYLGRVVGTRDGAAFPDTLVGTDSHTTMINGLGVLGWGVGGIEAEAAMLGQPISMLLPQVVGFRLVGELPEGATATDLVLTVTQMLRERGVVGKFVEFFGPGLAGLPLADRATIGNMAPEYGATCGIFPVDAETLRYLEFSGRPPELVALVEAYTKEQGMFHDETSEDAVYSDTLELDLSTVVPSLAGPKRPQDRVALSDAAADFRVELEEMVDGEPVPGTHEEASAESFPASDPPASTAGVTGRGQPSPAGHQHGGAAVAEPAHARAQVSLDGKTFELDHGHVVIAAITSCTNTSNPSVMLGAGLLAKKAVEAGLAAKPWVKTSLAPGSKVVTEYLDRAGLTQYLEQLGFSLVGYGCTTCIGNSGPLPPEISEGIEANDLAVCSVLSGNRNFEGRIHPEVKMNYLASPPLCVAYALAGSMNVDLLNEPLGDGVMLRDIWPSQAEIAAAVEHAVQSDMFRRSYGEVFAGDENWNSLDIPEGDRYAWEDGSTYVKRAPYFDGMPAEAPGGFETVEGARILVLLGDSVTTDHISPAGAIKKDSPAGRYLLEHGVEHADFNSYGSRRGNHEVMMRGTFANIRLRNQLAPGTEGGFTVRLPEGEETTIFDAAMTYADAGVPLGVLAGREYGSGSSRDWAAKGPRLLGVRFVIAESYERIHRSNLVGMGVLPLQFPDGRSAESLGLGGHERYGLEPLAEGARTLRVTATPDDGSATVEFDTRVRIDTPNEWQYYRHGGILHYVLRRLVAQP
- a CDS encoding PaaI family thioesterase, yielding MPVSHHELCFGCGLANVFGLHLELEPQPEGGLAGRFFVKQDHQGPPGFAHGGIVGAALDEAMALVLHGDGLHARTRRYEVDLHMPAPVGSWVNVRARLESQDGKRIWVTATAGGEGGTIAEGRALFVEVPDGE
- a CDS encoding aconitate hydratase, with the translated sequence MADNLTRKILREHLVEGELKPGEPIALRIDQTLLQDATGTMAFMQFEQLGVERVAVSRAVQYVDHNVVQLDFKNPDDHRMLQAYARKYGAHFSRAGNGISHYISLERFAKPGDIMVGADSHTTTSGALGMIAIGAGGLDVAVAMGGYPYEIACPQVVEVHLEGTLARPWVQSKDVILELLRRLSTSGGKNKVFEFTGPGTADLSIPERGTIANMIAELGATSAVFAPDERTREWLRSQRREDDFSEIGPDDGAEYDERVEIDLAQLGPLVAKPSNPDNVVGVEELAGTPVEQVCMGSSVNSGFADLALPGAVLADRGGQIVHPSVTATATPGSRQILAALAESGVYRQLSDGGVRMLEPVCGPCVGMGQAPPSDANSLRTFNRNFPGRSGTPEDSVYLCSPAVAAVAMLNGRIEDPRGYGEPPEMLAAPELAPYVDDVHIFGPAEPEEAAAIEIPRGPNIKTPPDHRPLDAEVSARVATVQPDNISTGDLAPDGVEVMAYRSNIPAIAEFTFRHRDPGFRKRMQEWGSGIIVGGHNYGQGSSREHAAIAPLHLGVRAVIAKSFARIHRRNLVAQGILALTFADEDDYGRAEVGQTWTLPRVREELQSGADTVTARIEESGHELALEHDLAPKEREVLVHGGLLEYLRQAGQRV
- a CDS encoding TetR/AcrR family transcriptional regulator, with product MATVTRASATAGRRDAILRAALQCFTERGYGATTMAQVGRRSGASIGSMYHHFGGKEQLAAALYVEGMHDYQRGAAAALAQSPGAEGGVRALVRHHVAWVVEDPRRARFLLGSRPAEVAEATAGPLRGMNRAFFRAVRAWLDPHVESGRIRGLPFEVHYAVLLGPSQELARLWLAGRTDTDPESAAEHLARAAWNAVKGDAP
- a CDS encoding enoyl-CoA hydratase-related protein; the encoded protein is MITTYEDLVAAALDHDERLVLVERDGARATVRMHEPERLNVLSAALTVQLHDALRELAADPAVRTIVLTGSDPGFSAGGDLRLMTDAAHPIADEGEEGVADLWRWIRGQFGGVARLIARTDKAFIAAVNGPAAGVGLAFALTCDLILLSDRARIVPAFGKIGLLPEVGTSWALTRRLGYQRTFELFAGGRVLSGEEAYELGIGNALMAHDELMGAVDEWCERIQQLPAHVLAMMKPLLRHAADLTWEQAIAMEEFAEPIAFTTRAHRDGVAAML
- a CDS encoding MTH1187 family thiamine-binding protein, giving the protein MATADLTVIALGRAGPSASEYIAEIQRRLAAQDRVRYRLHAMGTSLEGSTEDILALVAELHAVPFEQGIPRVYTVLKLDERRDRPDQTLEDKVRSVEERLRQNRESVIDPDTAGE
- a CDS encoding 3-hydroxyacyl-CoA dehydrogenase NAD-binding domain-containing protein, which gives rise to MSELPQRLGVVGAGTMGSGIAQLGCLAGIATVLHDPLPEALERGAEGLRRGLVKGAERGRWSEADAAAAAGRLETAGELGGLAGCDLVIEAAPERPGLKRELFASLSEVCGPDAVYATNTSSIPVTSLASAAARPEHVVGMHFFNPAPLMRLVEVIAAEQSSERALALATATGEAMGKRVIRASDGPGFLVNRCGRPFGAEALRLVQERVATPEQVDRICRLGGGFRMGPFELMDLVGIDVGFEVAKSFTELSFGEPRWKPSPLQARMVAAGRLGRKAGRGWYEYGDGPHRPDDPEPPAPGGGDGRALAIGGEGPVPELLRARAEAAGYAVSGDGGPGAVSLEGAPIEGFSVLPPEPRLVELGGERDDLRERLFTSLGFVCEWVEDDAPGLVLARIVCQLVNEACFAIGEGVGSPEDVDAGMTLGLNHPRGPMAWGEAIGFASVLATIDRLWEERREERYRAAPLLRRLAREG
- a CDS encoding HPP family protein — translated: MLQPDEQLDRIAEYADSSVRVLHRQGSLIGVPGSYGLKRRLYSRWGNRGNAVYTFIGSLLAMAVAGLAAWGFEEPLLFPSLGATAFLIFETPTAEVGTPRNTVIGHGVGIACAVLSLALFGLLGDPSAFDEGVTFARALAVALSVALTGGVLRLVRAAHPPAGATTIIVSSGLLADGGQVLAVAVGVLLVTLAGWLLNRALGVPAPRWAAPR